From Brochothrix thermosphacta DSM 20171 = FSL F6-1036, a single genomic window includes:
- a CDS encoding cysteine desulfurase family protein: protein MIYLDNSATTQPYPEVVKAYGQVATQYFANPSSLHGLGGKVEKLYRESKKQMAQLLAVDENELIMTASGTESNNMAIKSIAWTFQNRGKHLITTKMEHPSVLNTMAFLEKNGFEVTYLPVDKTGHVAVADVEASIRPDTILVSIMHVNNEIGSIQPIAEIGKVLKQYDHVLFHVDAVQSLSKVPLNIKEMGIDLLSASAHKFHGLRGAGLLYKSGYLRIEPLLHGGGQEAGFRSSTENVAAVVAMAKAMRMEMERMKTEVSQLAALKNDFIAWLTEMPGVTVYSSTEGAPHICCFSVQKQKGEVFVHALEAEEIYISTTSACSSKSPTSDGTLMAMKIPNKEAKGAVRFSFNYDTSAAEMVKVKQAITRVIKNLDEVVK, encoded by the coding sequence ATGATTTATTTGGACAATAGTGCAACAACGCAACCTTATCCTGAAGTTGTGAAAGCTTATGGGCAGGTCGCGACACAATATTTTGCTAATCCATCATCGTTACATGGATTAGGTGGTAAAGTTGAAAAGCTTTATCGAGAATCAAAAAAACAAATGGCACAACTGTTAGCAGTTGATGAAAATGAATTAATCATGACAGCTAGTGGGACCGAAAGTAATAATATGGCAATTAAAAGTATTGCTTGGACATTCCAAAATCGTGGGAAGCATTTGATTACAACTAAAATGGAACACCCTTCTGTTTTGAATACAATGGCATTTTTAGAAAAAAATGGTTTTGAAGTTACCTATTTGCCAGTTGATAAAACAGGACATGTTGCAGTAGCTGATGTTGAAGCGAGTATACGTCCAGATACAATTTTAGTATCGATTATGCATGTTAATAATGAAATTGGAAGTATTCAGCCGATTGCAGAAATTGGAAAGGTGTTAAAACAATATGATCATGTGTTGTTTCATGTCGATGCGGTACAGTCATTATCAAAAGTGCCACTTAATATTAAAGAAATGGGCATTGATTTATTAAGCGCCTCAGCACACAAGTTTCACGGCCTGCGTGGAGCGGGACTACTCTATAAGTCAGGTTATCTTCGAATTGAGCCACTATTGCATGGTGGTGGACAAGAGGCCGGTTTTAGAAGCAGTACAGAAAATGTTGCCGCTGTAGTTGCAATGGCAAAAGCCATGCGTATGGAAATGGAACGTATGAAAACAGAAGTTTCGCAACTAGCCGCATTAAAGAACGATTTTATTGCCTGGTTAACAGAAATGCCTGGCGTAACAGTTTATTCATCAACAGAGGGTGCACCACATATTTGTTGTTTTAGTGTTCAGAAACAAAAAGGTGAAGTTTTTGTACATGCGCTAGAAGCAGAAGAGATTTATATTTCAACAACCAGTGCATGTTCATCAAAATCTCCAACAAGTGATGGCACGTTAATGGCGATGAAAATTCCAAACAAAGAAGCGAAAGGCGCAGTTCGTTTTAGTTTTAACTACGATACAAGCGCTGCTGAGATGGTAAAAGTTAAACAAGCAATAACACGTGTCATCAAAAATTTAGATGAAGTGGTGAAATAA
- the thiI gene encoding tRNA uracil 4-sulfurtransferase ThiI produces MEYDRILVRYGELSTKGNNRKVFVRRLASSVHQLLKDVPEVKINAERDRLFITLNGADHQLIMERLHLVFGIQSYSPVIKVEQDIEQIKEMAVALLQRHYKEGQSFKVRTKRADKEFPFDTNDVNLMVGDAIMDAYNDDIAVRMKNPDIEITVEIRKEGVYISSETVMGQGGMPVSSAGKAMLMLSGGIDSPVAGYLAMRRGVEIEAVHFYSPPYTSERAKQKAIDLTQKLTRYTGDIKIHLVPFTKIQETIKQRIPEGYIMTSTRRFMMRITDEIRRQNDGLAIVNGESLGQVASQTMMSMLAINDVTSTPILRPLITMDKNDIIKIAEEIDTFELSIQPFEDCCTIFTPKQPKTQPRLDKVERFESKVDFDTLMAEAIANVETITVSIEANSATSEEFEGLL; encoded by the coding sequence ATAGAATATGATCGTATTTTGGTTCGTTATGGCGAGCTTTCAACAAAAGGAAATAACCGTAAAGTGTTTGTACGACGCTTAGCAAGTAGTGTCCATCAATTATTAAAAGATGTACCAGAAGTGAAGATTAATGCAGAGCGAGATCGTTTGTTTATTACATTGAATGGTGCCGATCATCAATTAATAATGGAACGATTACATTTGGTGTTTGGGATTCAAAGTTATAGTCCCGTAATCAAGGTAGAACAAGATATCGAACAAATCAAAGAGATGGCAGTTGCGTTATTGCAACGTCATTATAAAGAAGGACAATCGTTTAAAGTACGAACTAAACGCGCGGATAAAGAATTTCCTTTCGATACGAATGATGTTAATTTAATGGTCGGAGATGCGATTATGGATGCGTATAACGATGATATTGCCGTTCGTATGAAAAATCCTGATATTGAAATTACAGTTGAAATTCGTAAAGAGGGTGTCTATATCTCATCTGAAACAGTCATGGGACAAGGTGGTATGCCTGTTAGTTCTGCTGGAAAAGCTATGTTGATGCTGTCAGGTGGGATTGATAGTCCAGTTGCAGGTTATTTAGCAATGCGTCGTGGTGTTGAAATTGAAGCTGTTCATTTTTATAGCCCTCCGTATACAAGTGAACGCGCTAAACAAAAAGCAATTGATTTAACGCAAAAACTAACGCGTTATACAGGGGATATTAAAATTCATTTGGTACCTTTTACAAAAATTCAAGAAACAATTAAACAACGTATTCCTGAAGGTTATATTATGACGTCTACTCGTCGTTTTATGATGCGTATAACAGATGAAATTCGCCGTCAAAATGATGGATTAGCAATTGTTAATGGTGAATCATTAGGTCAAGTTGCTTCACAAACAATGATGAGTATGCTAGCGATTAATGATGTGACAAGCACACCGATACTACGTCCGTTAATTACAATGGATAAAAATGATATTATTAAAATTGCTGAAGAAATTGATACATTTGAGTTATCGATTCAGCCGTTTGAAGATTGCTGTACAATCTTTACTCCTAAGCAACCAAAAACACAACCTCGCTTAGACAAGGTAGAACGCTTTGAATCAAAAGTTGATTTTGATACGTTAATGGCAGAAGCAATTGCTAATGTTGAAACGATTACTGTCTCAATTGAAGCCAATAGTGCGACTTCTGAAGAATTTGAAGGCTTACTATAG
- the tpx gene encoding thiol peroxidase — MTTFKGGEVTLLGNKLKVGDKAPDFSVLDNGLEEKTLADYKGKVKLIAAVPSVDTSVCSQESRRFNVDGGSLENTVVLTISNDLPFAQKRWCAAEGLPNAVTLSDHKELSFGLAYGVVIEELRLLSRAVFVINANDEIVYVEYLDEVTNHPNYEAAIEAAKNA, encoded by the coding sequence ATGACAACATTTAAAGGCGGAGAAGTAACATTACTCGGAAACAAATTAAAAGTAGGTGACAAAGCACCAGACTTCAGCGTTTTAGATAACGGATTAGAAGAAAAAACACTTGCTGATTATAAAGGTAAAGTTAAATTAATCGCAGCTGTTCCTTCTGTAGATACAAGCGTCTGCTCACAAGAGAGTCGTCGTTTTAACGTTGATGGTGGTAGCTTAGAAAATACAGTTGTTTTGACAATATCAAACGATTTACCATTTGCACAAAAAAGATGGTGTGCAGCAGAAGGTTTACCTAATGCAGTAACATTATCTGATCATAAAGAACTTTCATTTGGATTGGCATATGGCGTAGTGATTGAAGAATTACGCTTATTAAGTCGAGCAGTATTTGTTATCAATGCAAATGATGAAATTGTTTATGTTGAATATTTAGATGAAGTTACAAATCATCCTAACTATGAAGCAGCAATCGAAGCGGCTAAAAACGCATAA
- a CDS encoding class I SAM-dependent methyltransferase: MSKDIQFEELFEQLDQAIEPLKKAEGITYLEAVYQTAENIFEHKVLQENMNPELSQKLLEQYNNIQLEEVPAEVIRRAYQLVLLKGLREDEIQTNHQMTPDSIGFIMGYLVDKFTANTKDVTIFDPAVGTGNLLMTVHNQMKERESISMTGVEVDDLLVSLSYAGANLQHTPMRLIHQDGLSNLLIDPVDAVVSDLPIGYYPNDEGAKSFELRQDEGHSFAHLLFVEQAFNYLKSGGHAVLLLPSNILAGEVGKQLNAYVQQNGSLEMVLQLPDSLFKQKEAVKSIVVFRKKSEEVQPAKDVLISQLPNLSDAKKMLAIIKKLEEWFKNN; the protein is encoded by the coding sequence ATGTCAAAGGATATTCAGTTTGAAGAATTGTTCGAACAACTAGATCAAGCAATAGAACCGTTGAAAAAAGCAGAGGGTATTACTTATTTGGAGGCTGTTTATCAGACAGCAGAAAATATTTTCGAACATAAAGTTCTGCAAGAAAATATGAATCCAGAACTTTCTCAAAAGTTATTAGAACAATATAACAATATTCAATTGGAAGAAGTTCCAGCTGAAGTAATTCGTCGTGCTTACCAACTTGTATTGTTGAAGGGTTTACGTGAGGATGAAATCCAAACAAATCATCAAATGACGCCAGATTCAATTGGGTTTATTATGGGTTATTTGGTCGATAAATTCACAGCCAATACAAAGGATGTTACAATATTTGATCCTGCAGTGGGTACGGGTAACTTGTTGATGACGGTTCATAATCAAATGAAAGAGCGCGAGTCAATTTCTATGACCGGTGTCGAAGTTGATGATTTACTCGTTTCACTTTCTTATGCAGGGGCGAATTTACAACACACACCTATGCGATTGATTCACCAAGACGGTTTAAGTAACTTATTAATTGATCCTGTGGATGCGGTAGTGAGTGATTTGCCGATTGGGTATTATCCGAATGATGAGGGAGCAAAAAGCTTTGAATTACGTCAAGATGAAGGTCACTCGTTTGCTCACTTGTTATTCGTTGAACAAGCTTTCAATTATTTGAAAAGTGGTGGACATGCAGTCTTACTTCTCCCGTCTAACATTTTAGCTGGTGAAGTTGGCAAGCAGTTAAACGCTTATGTTCAACAAAATGGTTCTTTAGAGATGGTGTTACAATTACCAGACTCACTTTTCAAACAAAAAGAAGCAGTTAAAAGTATCGTAGTATTCCGTAAAAAAAGTGAAGAAGTACAGCCAGCAAAAGATGTCCTTATTTCACAATTGCCTAACTTATCAGATGCAAAAAAAATGTTAGCAATTATAAAAAAATTAGAAGAATGGTTTAAAAACAACTAA
- a CDS encoding acetate/propionate family kinase: MQKIMAVNAGSSSLKFQLFEMPSETVLAKGLIERIGLKDSVISIKTKEGKKHEQTLDLADHDQAVKMILEFLISLDVVKSLDEITGTGHRVVHGGETFASSALVTEEVLKEIDKLAAFAPLHNKANATGIRSFQEAIPTATTVAVFDTAFHQTMPETSFLYSIPFRYYKEHGIRKYGFHGTSHNYISKETATFMKQDVKDLRIISCHIGNGASICAIKDGKSLDTSMGFTPLEGLTMGTRSGNLDPAVVPYLMEKENLTAAEVIDVFNKQSGLLGISELSSDLRDVTTAAQEGVHQSELALSIFIKRIKETIGAYAVEMGGVDAIVFTAGVGENSAVVRSGAIEGLGFMVVELDEALNQSNENRDSARSISTDASKVQVLIIPTDEEVEIARDVVTVQNEK; the protein is encoded by the coding sequence ATGCAAAAAATTATGGCAGTCAACGCAGGTAGTTCATCATTAAAATTTCAATTATTTGAAATGCCAAGTGAAACAGTATTAGCTAAAGGATTAATTGAACGTATTGGATTAAAAGATTCAGTAATTTCAATTAAAACTAAAGAAGGTAAAAAGCATGAACAAACGTTAGATCTTGCAGATCATGACCAAGCAGTAAAAATGATTCTTGAATTCTTAATCTCACTTGATGTTGTTAAGAGCCTTGATGAAATTACAGGAACTGGTCACCGTGTTGTACATGGCGGAGAAACATTTGCTAGCTCAGCGCTTGTAACTGAAGAAGTTCTCAAAGAAATTGATAAGTTAGCTGCATTTGCACCATTGCATAACAAGGCTAATGCAACAGGTATTCGTTCTTTCCAAGAAGCAATTCCAACAGCAACAACTGTTGCCGTTTTTGATACTGCATTCCACCAAACAATGCCAGAAACATCATTCTTATACAGTATTCCTTTCCGTTACTATAAGGAACATGGTATTCGTAAATATGGTTTCCACGGTACAAGCCATAACTATATCTCTAAAGAAACAGCAACATTCATGAAACAAGATGTAAAAGATTTACGTATTATTTCTTGTCACATTGGTAATGGTGCAAGTATTTGTGCGATTAAAGATGGTAAATCGTTAGATACTTCAATGGGCTTTACGCCGTTAGAAGGTTTAACAATGGGAACTCGTTCAGGTAACTTGGATCCAGCAGTTGTTCCATACTTAATGGAAAAAGAAAACCTTACAGCTGCAGAAGTTATTGACGTGTTTAATAAACAATCAGGCTTACTAGGTATTTCTGAACTTTCTAGTGATTTACGTGATGTAACAACTGCTGCACAAGAGGGCGTTCATCAATCAGAATTAGCTTTATCAATCTTTATCAAACGTATTAAAGAAACAATTGGCGCTTATGCAGTAGAAATGGGTGGCGTTGATGCTATCGTATTCACAGCAGGTGTTGGTGAAAATAGTGCTGTTGTAAGAAGTGGCGCAATCGAAGGTCTTGGTTTCATGGTAGTTGAATTAGATGAAGCGTTGAACCAATCTAATGAAAACCGTGATTCAGCACGTTCAATCAGTACGGATGCTTCTAAAGTTCAAGTATTAATTATCCCAACTGACGAAGAAGTAGAAATCGCTCGTGATGTTGTGACTGTTCAAAATGAAAAATAA
- a CDS encoding universal stress protein: protein MTLSYERILVAIDGSKASEQAFKEATAVAKRNNATLGLVHAIDTRAFSAVTSYDGAMTDKATEYAETLLTEYKESAVKEGLENVEIFIEYGSPKTVISREIAKKFKADLIMCGATGLNAVERLLVGSVTEYVIRHAPCDVLIVRGTAPDVETV from the coding sequence ATGACATTATCTTACGAACGAATCTTAGTAGCTATTGATGGATCAAAAGCATCAGAACAAGCTTTTAAAGAAGCCACTGCTGTTGCTAAAAGAAATAATGCAACATTAGGTCTCGTACATGCAATTGATACACGTGCTTTTTCAGCAGTTACTTCATATGATGGAGCGATGACAGACAAAGCAACAGAATATGCTGAAACACTCTTAACAGAATATAAAGAATCTGCTGTTAAAGAGGGCCTTGAAAATGTAGAAATTTTCATTGAATACGGTTCACCAAAAACTGTTATTTCACGTGAAATTGCTAAGAAATTCAAAGCTGACCTTATTATGTGTGGTGCAACCGGTTTAAACGCTGTTGAGCGTTTACTTGTCGGAAGTGTTACTGAGTACGTTATTCGTCATGCACCATGTGATGTTTTAATTGTAAGAGGCACAGCTCCAGACGTAGAAACTGTTTAA
- the proC gene encoding pyrroline-5-carboxylate reductase, which translates to MQTIGFIGVGNMGGAIARGLISKNIISPNNLIMSGGSGPRTAKLQAEIGGTLLSNIEVAKHADILFIGVKPVIMPALLAEIKETLAARPNTLIVTMAVSLTIDWYEEQLSSTIKLIRTMPNTPVAVGAGMTSIIPNGNISPNELTSVQAFFNALGKTVVIEERLMNTASALAGSSPALVDIFIEALADGAVAKGLPRAQAYEMAVQTIIGSAKLMQTTQLHPGELKDQVCSPGGTTIEAVKTLEKHNFRYAVIDAIGQCVDKAKK; encoded by the coding sequence ATGCAAACGATTGGTTTTATTGGCGTTGGTAACATGGGAGGCGCAATTGCAAGAGGTTTAATTTCAAAAAATATCATTAGTCCTAACAATTTAATAATGTCTGGTGGCTCTGGCCCTCGTACAGCTAAACTACAAGCAGAGATTGGCGGTACCCTTTTAAGTAACATCGAAGTTGCAAAACATGCAGATATCTTATTTATTGGTGTTAAACCAGTCATAATGCCTGCTTTATTAGCAGAAATTAAAGAAACGCTAGCTGCACGTCCTAACACATTGATAGTCACAATGGCAGTAAGTTTAACAATCGATTGGTATGAAGAACAACTCTCATCAACAATCAAACTTATTCGGACTATGCCGAATACGCCAGTTGCCGTTGGAGCTGGTATGACAAGTATCATTCCTAATGGTAATATTTCACCGAACGAACTGACCTCTGTACAAGCATTCTTTAATGCGTTGGGCAAGACAGTTGTGATCGAAGAACGATTAATGAATACAGCTTCAGCACTCGCGGGTTCATCACCTGCCCTTGTTGATATATTTATCGAAGCTTTAGCAGATGGTGCAGTTGCAAAGGGCTTACCACGTGCCCAAGCTTATGAGATGGCTGTCCAAACAATTATTGGCAGCGCAAAATTAATGCAAACAACACAATTACATCCTGGCGAATTAAAAGATCAAGTGTGTTCTCCAGGTGGTACAACAATTGAAGCTGTTAAAACATTAGAAAAACATAATTTTCGTTATGCTGTTATCGATGCCATTGGCCAATGTGTTGATAAGGCTAAAAAATAA
- a CDS encoding ABC transporter ATP-binding protein, giving the protein MEPVLSVKHIRKIYGKNDALYTAINGISFDIPKGEFVGIMGPSGAGKTSLLNILSTIDEASSGEVFVDGVDLLNLTEKKMAQFRKEKLGFIFQEYNLIETLTIKENIILPLTILKFNKSEIERRYQKTIEAFHIEDTSERLPSQISGGQRQRAAAARAFISSPAILFADEPTGALDSNASTEFLQLLAQRNKVEKTTILMVTHDAYAASYCERILFIKDGTIFTELYKGKRTRQAFLKSILDVLAVIGGAKDDFSTGLT; this is encoded by the coding sequence ATGGAACCAGTTTTATCAGTCAAACATATTAGAAAAATCTACGGTAAGAATGATGCGCTTTATACAGCAATTAATGGTATTTCATTTGATATCCCAAAAGGTGAATTTGTAGGAATTATGGGGCCATCCGGAGCAGGTAAAACATCGCTTCTTAATATATTATCGACAATTGATGAAGCCTCTAGTGGTGAGGTTTTTGTTGATGGCGTAGACCTTTTAAATTTAACAGAAAAGAAAATGGCGCAATTTCGCAAAGAAAAATTGGGTTTTATTTTTCAAGAATATAACTTAATTGAAACGTTAACAATCAAAGAAAATATTATTTTGCCCTTAACGATACTTAAATTTAATAAAAGTGAAATAGAACGACGTTATCAAAAAACGATTGAAGCGTTTCATATCGAAGATACTTCTGAACGCTTACCCTCACAAATATCGGGAGGACAGCGTCAACGAGCGGCAGCAGCACGTGCTTTTATTTCCTCCCCAGCAATATTATTTGCCGATGAACCTACGGGTGCGCTGGATTCAAATGCATCGACAGAATTTTTACAACTTTTGGCTCAAAGAAATAAGGTTGAAAAAACAACGATTTTAATGGTGACACATGATGCTTATGCGGCTAGTTATTGTGAGCGCATATTGTTTATAAAAGACGGTACTATCTTTACAGAATTATACAAAGGTAAGCGCACACGACAAGCCTTTTTGAAGAGTATTTTAGATGTACTAGCTGTAATAGGAGGAGCAAAAGATGATTTTTCAACTGGCCTTACGTAA
- a CDS encoding FtsX-like permease family protein — protein sequence MIFQLALRNIKRSFGVYRVYLTSLIFATAIYFIFSNLKYNRQLLNNLDNANYIQLGFNMSAVVLFFVMAIFIFFSSNYFLRERKKEIGTYFLLGMRRYQVRATLFIETFTMSLIALCSGLLCGVFFSKLATMILFKFVGFDKASGFSFSYPALIETVVVFTSLIFLTAVTGMYRVKNFPIINLIQPKEKKYKPYLTVLFSTIGLVLILFGYSIACLFDAEGEKILNISLFLWIPLVTLLVCVGTYFVIQSLFPLLLTVLATLKIYVYRGTNMIWIEQLRSRMHSQVVMITTITILSAVTMTAFCIVNSLFYKTTIDVRNNPMINYQLLNGNPKMYDEALAKVDQRKLDFKIHTSFLTGDIEVPKMVNNPYNIRVIPWEDYHKIARKFNFRPSEKILGNESIFLYSKNNEGINFSANQKSVVYKIGNEKVHLKTTEIREKENVFSPYNSILVVSNQLYYELSQKTKATPVYYINLKPFTDSRELVTQMNEVVSHYHGASVISIEEDKNWSKLTFGMILYIGLFLSLVFIVTTGTIIYFKQIIDATKDIQTYKILYKMGVSYEEMRMIVAKQLGFIFIVPLFIAMSHCLFALFAYFKLLGFQFDISIVFSLSIYAVIYLCYYVMAVYHYLKIVCPPEMRTNI from the coding sequence ATGATTTTTCAACTGGCCTTACGTAATATTAAGCGCAGTTTTGGTGTGTACCGTGTTTATTTAACATCGCTTATTTTTGCAACAGCCATCTATTTTATCTTTTCAAATCTAAAATATAATCGCCAGCTTTTAAATAATCTTGATAATGCCAATTATATTCAGTTAGGTTTTAATATGTCGGCTGTTGTACTATTTTTTGTAATGGCTATTTTCATTTTCTTTTCTAGTAACTACTTCCTAAGAGAGCGAAAAAAAGAAATCGGCACTTATTTTTTATTAGGAATGAGAAGATATCAAGTACGTGCGACATTATTTATTGAAACATTTACGATGAGCTTGATTGCCTTGTGTAGCGGTTTGTTATGTGGGGTTTTCTTTTCAAAATTAGCGACGATGATTCTATTTAAATTTGTGGGTTTTGATAAAGCATCTGGGTTTTCTTTTTCTTATCCAGCTTTAATTGAAACAGTGGTTGTGTTTACAAGTTTAATTTTTTTAACAGCAGTAACGGGAATGTATCGTGTGAAAAATTTTCCCATCATTAACTTGATTCAACCGAAGGAAAAGAAATACAAGCCTTACTTGACCGTTTTGTTTAGTACGATTGGTTTGGTACTTATTTTATTTGGCTATTCGATTGCTTGTTTGTTTGATGCCGAAGGAGAAAAGATTTTAAACATCTCTCTATTTTTATGGATTCCATTGGTTACCCTATTGGTTTGTGTAGGCACATACTTTGTTATTCAATCGCTTTTTCCATTACTATTGACCGTATTAGCAACACTGAAAATTTATGTTTACCGCGGAACAAACATGATTTGGATTGAGCAGTTACGTTCAAGAATGCACTCACAAGTTGTAATGATAACAACAATAACGATATTAAGTGCAGTGACAATGACCGCCTTTTGTATTGTGAATAGTTTGTTTTATAAAACAACAATTGATGTGAGAAATAATCCGATGATTAATTATCAATTGTTAAATGGAAATCCCAAAATGTACGATGAAGCACTTGCGAAAGTAGATCAAAGAAAACTCGATTTCAAAATACATACCAGCTTTTTAACAGGAGATATAGAAGTACCTAAAATGGTTAATAACCCTTATAATATACGTGTTATACCATGGGAAGATTATCATAAAATTGCTCGTAAATTTAATTTTAGACCAAGTGAAAAAATATTAGGCAATGAGAGTATCTTTTTGTATAGCAAAAATAATGAAGGGATAAATTTTTCTGCTAATCAAAAAAGTGTGGTATATAAAATTGGCAATGAAAAAGTTCATTTGAAAACGACTGAAATTAGGGAGAAAGAGAATGTTTTTAGTCCTTATAATAGTATACTGGTGGTAAGTAATCAGCTTTACTATGAACTCTCGCAAAAAACAAAGGCAACACCGGTATATTATATTAATTTGAAGCCGTTTACGGATAGTCGTGAATTGGTGACACAAATGAATGAAGTTGTTAGCCACTATCATGGGGCGAGTGTCATATCTATCGAAGAAGATAAAAATTGGTCTAAATTGACTTTCGGAATGATTTTGTATATTGGTTTGTTTTTATCATTGGTTTTTATTGTAACAACTGGAACTATCATTTATTTCAAGCAAATAATTGATGCGACTAAGGATATTCAAACCTATAAAATACTCTATAAAATGGGCGTATCTTATGAAGAAATGCGTATGATTGTAGCTAAACAATTAGGCTTTATCTTTATTGTGCCACTTTTTATAGCAATGAGTCATTGTTTATTTGCACTGTTTGCGTATTTTAAATTGTTAGGTTTTCAATTTGATATTTCCATTGTATTTAGCTTAAGCATTTATGCAGTGATATACTTATGCTACTATGTAATGGCTGTTTATCATTATTTAAAAATTGTCTGTCCACCAGAAATGAGAACAAACATATAA
- a CDS encoding response regulator transcription factor: MKVYIVEDDPIILESMKQNLMRWGLEVHTVIDFENVKKEFLDIEPHFVILDVTLPKFDGFYWCRQIRDISNVPIIFISSRDSQMDQIMGMNMGADYYIEKPVDMDILMARVNALLRRVYSYKDLEQPTVMEQEGLFLHIDTNVVSYENNKIDLTKNEFLILYTLMQNQTKIVSRDEIMRVLWEDESFVDDNTLTVNIVRLRKKLTEIGIHDRIQTKKGQGYILK, from the coding sequence ATGAAAGTATACATTGTAGAAGATGATCCAATTATTTTAGAATCGATGAAACAAAATTTAATGCGCTGGGGACTAGAAGTTCACACCGTGATTGATTTTGAAAATGTAAAAAAAGAATTTTTAGATATCGAACCACACTTTGTGATTTTAGATGTTACATTGCCTAAATTTGATGGTTTTTATTGGTGTCGACAAATTCGAGATATTTCAAATGTCCCTATTATATTTATATCCTCACGTGATTCTCAAATGGATCAAATCATGGGAATGAATATGGGAGCTGATTACTATATTGAAAAACCAGTTGACATGGATATTTTAATGGCGCGGGTGAATGCATTGTTAAGAAGGGTTTATTCATATAAGGATTTAGAACAACCAACTGTGATGGAACAAGAGGGCCTCTTTTTACATATTGATACAAACGTTGTTAGTTATGAGAACAATAAAATAGACTTAACTAAAAATGAATTTTTGATATTGTATACTTTGATGCAAAATCAAACTAAAATTGTATCTCGTGATGAAATTATGAGAGTGTTATGGGAAGATGAAAGTTTTGTTGATGATAATACATTGACGGTAAACATTGTACGTTTGCGTAAAAAGTTAACTGAAATTGGAATACATGATCGTATACAAACAAAGAAAGGTCAAGGTTACATTTTGAAATAA